In Chlorocebus sabaeus isolate Y175 chromosome 2, mChlSab1.0.hap1, whole genome shotgun sequence, the genomic stretch ggtggcacgatcttggctcactgcaacctctgcttcccaggttcaagcaattctgcctcagcctcccaagtagctgggattacaggtgactaccaccacactcggctagtatttgtatttttagtagagatgagatttcaccatgttggccaggctggtctcaaactcctgacctcagatgacctgcccacctcggcctcccaaagtgctgggattccacaTTCATTCTTGAATAATACTTTCTCTaatgtagaaatgtaaattatacctttatctgaatactttgaatatattgttttactgttttcatcCATTATGGTTGAGAGTTTGCTGTTAAACTCATTCCTTTGGCAGCAATTTTTCCTcgccctttattttttaaaataaaaattaatatgtaggccaggcgctgtggctcacacctgtaattccagtccttttggaggccaaggcaggaggatcacttgagcccaggagtttgagacagacctggctaacatagtgagatTTCATTcctataagaaatacaaaaaaaattaggcaaggcACtcctgtggctcacacttgtaatcccaggactttgggaggccaaggcaggcagatcacctgaggtcaggagtttgagaccagcctggtcaacattgtgaaatgccatttctactaaaaatacaaaaattagctggctgtggtggcacatgccagtaatcccagctactcgggaggctgaggcaggagaatcatttgaacccgggaggcagaggttgcgtgagccaagatggtgacactgcactctagcctgggcgacacagtaagactctgtctcaaaaagcaaaaaaaaaaaaaaaaaaaaaatagctgggtctGATGGCatgtgcatctatagtcccagttacttgggagcccaggaggttgaggctgcagtgagctatgatggcaccactgcactccagcctggacaacagagcaagagattttctcaaataaaaaatttaaaaagttaatatttgcattataGGAAACTGAGAAACACAAGAAGAACAAAGTCATCCACAATCACAGCTGTTTACAGTTTGACATGTTCTTCTAGGTCCTGTATGTATTTAGACACAACATCCAGTTTTATGGGATTGAGATCGTActttcctccctctttcactGCCTTTTAAGAGCTTTCTTTGTATTACTATAAGTAAGTATAGATTTTGCTTAGGATTCATTTGACTTCCTGGCTCTGAGGGCTGGAGCAAtttctgggggaaaaagaaaaaaaaaaaaaaatttttttttttctgagacagtctcactctgtcacccaggcagaagtgcagtggcaccatctcggctcactggaacctctgccttccaggttcaaatgattcttctgcctcagcctcctgagtagctgggattatagtcatgtgccaccacacctggctattttttgtatttttaacagagacggagttttaccatgttgcccaggttgctcttgaactcctggcctcgagtatctgcctgccttggcctttgcctttcaaagtgctgggattacaggcctgagcctccaCATTGATAACCATGATCCCTCTGATTTCTCCCATCTCTCTGTCCCCTTTTAGAACTCTGATAGATGCATGTTCTTTCTCTTCCATGTCTCTGAATCTCTTTTTAgtaggttgtctttttaaataCTTAGTCCCTACTTCTCTTTGTAAAAAGATAAGGTAACCCAGGTACAATCTTATAATTTTTTAGGAAAGACTCCCTTTTATTCCCATACTTTAAGCCAGGCACAGGTCCCCACTGTCTACCCTGGGGGGCTTATTTTATTCCCCCCAGCTTAACTATtcgtttaaaataaatgttttgttctGTTCATGGGGCAGCTGAAGCACTTTGTACCTGGAGCCTTTCAGCCCTCCTCTCCCTGTAGGGCTCTGCTACTCAGGACAAGTCCTCAGCAGGGTTGAACCTCTGTGCGACCTCCAGTGTGGCCTTGTTTCTATGATGGCCTGATTTTCCTCCTGCTATAGTTCCAGAGCCCCTGTTTTATCTCCTTCCATTGTCTTACTATCTCTGCTTTGacttattttacatattcatGGATAAATGTTACAATTTTCATCTATTCCCTGGCAACAATTTCTGGTAAGTATTCATGTGTCATTTGCTGTTCCTGTAATATCTTTAACTCCCTTTTAGTCAGTTCCCTTTTAATTAGTAATTTCTTAATGAGGCGAATTCTTCCTTGATGAGCTCTTGTAAGTAGATCATTGTGAGATCGGGGCCAGGACTGTGTCCCAGGCCAGCAGGAATCATATGTGGGAATAGGGTGGGAATGGGTGCCTGGGAGAGTTCTCTCAGGCTTTTCTTCTCCACAGGCAACTACAGGGCTGCTCACAATGcagggcctccccagccctgtcaTTCTCCTTGCTGCCGGCTAGGTTCAGGAAAGCTCTTGCTGCAGTCcacactcttttttatttttgagacagggtcttgctttgtcatccaggctggaggaatgcagtggtaccatcatagctcactgcagccttgaaaccctgggttcaagcaatcagagagacagggtttcactttgttgcccaggctgtcttgaactcctgggctcaagtgatcctcctgcctcaagcctcctaaagtactgggattataggtgtgagccaccatgcccaagcctccttttttaatttcaagtaagtaagtttaatttcaaataaaattgggTGTGCtactttttgtttggtttttgagatggagtcttactctgccacccaagctggagtgtagtgggcgtaatcttggctcactgcaacctccgcctcccaggttcagattctcctgtctcggcctcctgaatagctgggattacaggcatgggccaccacgcctgaataatttttgtatttttagtagagacagggttctaccatgttggccaggctggtctcgaacccctgatcttgtgatccacccacctcagcctcccccttCTTGTttactttgtttgcttttcagtGATTTCTAAGGGGGTTGGGGATGGGTAGCATTGTCTTTATGCCAgcaccttttttgtgtgtggtgggggcaaggtctcactttgtcactcaggctggagtgcaatgctgtcatcacagctcactgcagcctcaatctacctggttccagtgatcctcccaagtagctggggctataggcacatgctaccatgtctggctaatttttgtattttctgtagagatgggcttttaccACGtggcctaggcctctcaaagtgcccgGCTGTGCCAGTACTTTATGATTTTTTGAGGCagggggcctcactctgtcacccaggctggagtacagtggcatggtccaagctcaccacagcctctgcctcccaggtggctgggaccaCAAATGCACCCCagcgtgcccagctaattttttctgtttttgtcggGGACCTCCTgcctccctaagtactgggattacaggcatgagccactatgcctggctgatgcCAGCACTTTAAAACTGGAAGTCACAAGACAAGATCAACCTTGTATTCCTGGGTTAAATACTTATCAATTaggatgtttatttttttacaattctTCTGATAGATCCTATTTGTTTATACTTTAAGACTCCTACATTTATGTTAGTGAAAGTGGTCCATTCTTGGCATGTCCTATCTGCTGTCAGAGTTCCTAAAACAAGTTGCATCATTTTCCATGTTTATTTAATCTCTGgaacagaatatataaaaagggGATTTCCTGTTCCTTGAAAGTTTTTAATACCTCAGCTGTAAAACTTAGACCTAGTTCCTTTTCTGAGAAGAGTTCTgcttcagtttcttaaaaatatttgagtctaatcaaattttctttttctttttctttttttttaaagattgagtctcgctctgtcacccaggctggagtgcagtggcacgatctcggctcactgtaacctctgccccctgggttcaaatgattctcctgcctcagccgcctgagtagctgggattacaggcacctgccattatgcccagctaatttttgtgtatttgtagagatggggttccatcatgctgcccaggctggtctttaactcccgacctcaggtgatccccctcagtctcccaaagtgctgggattataagcgtgagccgcTGTACCCGGCCTCTCTTTCTTAAGACCTTCTTatgtttttctggaaaatgttttacatttatactcagttttcatatttcttttttttttttttttttttttttgagacggagtctcgctctgccgcccaggctggagtgcagtggccggatctcagctcactgcaagctccgcctcccgggttcacgccattcccctgcctccgcctcccgagtagctgggactacaggcgcccgccacctcgcccggctagttttttgtattttttagtagagacggggtttcaccgtgttagccaggatggtctcgatctcctgacctcgtgatccgcccgtctcggcctcccaaagtgctgggattacaggcttgagccaccgcgcccggccagttttcaTATTTCTTGCCATAAAATATCCTCAGGAAATGGGATGGGGTTCACTTTatattgtttatgtttttctcaatgagaatggactaatgtgTAGGTAAAATGAAGACCACCACCATCATGAAATAATGAGTTCTACCCTAAGGGAGTGCGGGGGGAGAAAGCATGATGCCGTCCCCACAAATGCTGTGCTGTGCTAAATCAGTCTTCCCACCCTCTGCTTCTCAGTCTTAGGAAAAGTCCTCAGTGCAGTGGGCAGTGCCCAGCTACTGATGTCCCAGAAATTCCAGCAGTTCCGGGGCCTCTGTGAGCAAAACTTGGTGAGTGTGATTCTTCTTCCTCCACAGCAGGGCTTCCAGCCTTTGGCTGCCCACTACACTCTGCCAGCCCCGCGAAGCCTCTGTGCCCTCCTCTGTAACAAACAGTGCGGCTTCCTCATGGGGTTGGAAGGACAGTGGCAATGTGTGTCAGTGTCTAGCACAAGAAAGGGGGCGagagcgcatgcctgtagtcccagctacttgggaggctgaggcaggagaatcgcttgaacccgggaggtggaggttgtggtgagctgagatcgcgccactgcactccagcctgggcaatgagcaaaaactccgtctcaaaaattatatatatatatgtatattttttctgtatctaaGAAGACATTCAAGGTAAGAACTAAAGAAATACCACTGCTGGGATTGGTGGCTtggctttctccctccctcttaccTGTTAGGAGGGCTGGCCCTGCTGGGGTCAAAAGCAAAGTCCTGGGCTGTTCTGCCTGTGGGAATCTGTGTGCTCCCAGCGGGATGCAGTGGAGAATGTTTGTCTCCAAGACCTGCAGAGACCTGGGGGTTGCATTGTCATGGAACAGAGTGACACGAGGGAGACAACACGGATTCCGTGATCTTCCCCACCTGGGAGTGAATGGGGCAATCGGTGTCACACACACCATGGCCAAAAACTTGTATTTCTTCCTTGCAAAACAACTGTCTGCTTGGCATACATTAGGGACAGGAGTGCTTTCCTCACCACAGCCTTATAGGCTATCCCCAAGGATCTCCACCACTAAGGCTGGTGCTGACCAGAAGTGGCTTAGATTCATTCATACAGATACTGACCCAGACACTAGGCCTCAAGAGCCCCCTCGGGTGCTGGTGGGGCCAGAGGAAACATGCTTCAGCAGGGCGCGGGGCGGGGGAAGCGGAGACGGCGGGGGAAGCGGAGATGGCGGGGTCGGAGACGGGGAGGTCGGGTGAGCAGGACAAGCCTCTGCTGAGCCTGCCCCACTGATCCCCATCTGGCCCACAGAACCCTGATGCCAACCCACGCCCCACAGCCCAGGACCTGGCAGGGTTCTGGGACCTGCTACAGCTGTCCATCGAGGACATCAGCATGAAGTTCGATGAACTCTACCACCTCAAGGCCAACAGCTGGCAGCTGGTGGAGACCCCCGAGAAGAGGAAGGTGAGCATGGAGCAGTGCGGAGGGGAAGTCCAGGGACAAATTCCTGGTCGGCAATAACGCTGCCCACATCGGTCAGTGCTGCTTGGCTCCCTTCTCCGTGTGTCGTCTTTGAGCTGGGGGCTCACGTCCATCACTGCGTGGGGTCCATGCTTGGCACTTGTCTAGCATGCCGCTTGCTCCGTATAATTGAGGCTGCCCCTGAAGCATGTGTCCTGCCCTGCATGTCCAGAAAAGGGGGTCCTGGGAGAGGCACGCCCACAGCCTCAGTCACATTATAACAGAGGAGGTAGCAAAGTGGTCCCTTGTCCTGGGGCCCTGCTGCCAGGAGTCCTGGGGTCTGGAGCCAGTTCTGTGACTTCTTGGTAGCCAGCCTCTTCCCTGAGGCCTCTTTCTGCAAACCAACAGAACCAGTGACCCCTATTGAACCATGGCCCTGTCTGCTCCCCTAGAATAGCCTGTAAAATGGGACCCGAGGCCCTAAATTTAAGTCTCTGACTGTACTCTGGCTAGCTCCTGCCTGAGTCTCAAGCTCCTGGTGGTTCAACATGAGGGTGGACACGGGGATCTGCCCATCCTGCTGCTCAAGCACCTTCGGAGTCTAGGCTTGCTTTCCGTTCCTGTGCCTTGTGCTCTTCCCACTGTCATCACTTCTCGTGGCTTCCTGATTCCAAGTGTGTGTTGCTTGTGCCCGATGCGGGGAAGCTGGGGTGGAGACTCCAGCTGCCAGCATATGGTGGGGGTAGCGCCACACACAACGTggcacctttattttatttttgttccctCCTCACTGTCTCactaaaggaagagaagaaaccaCCCCCTCCGGTCCCGAAGAAGCCAGCCAAATCCAAGCCGGCAGTGAGCCGCGACAAGGCCTCAGACGCCAGCGACAAGCAGCGCCAGGAGGCCCGCAAGAGACTCCTGGCGGCGAAGCGGGCAGCTTCTGTGCGGCAGAACTCAGCCACCGAGAGTGCAGACAGCATCGAGATTTATGTCCCGGAGGCCCAGACCAGGCTCTGAGACCGTGCAGGAggaaagaaatgattttaaatcattaaaaccacaaaaactaaGTGCGAATGGAACAGAGTTTTCTCAACCTTTGCTATGATTATTCTGTCTAGAGACCCTGAGCCAACTTTCAAATTGACGCATACAAGGGCTCACATTTGGCTTTTTTGGGTCCCTCCCAGCTTTAGGTTATGAAAATTttactcacaaaaaaaaaaaatcaacaaaaatcacgaaactagaaaacttttttttcctcttgctggCCGTGGTGGACTAGATAGATGGACGTCGGCAACTCCCGGCCCAGCCTCCAGACTGCGGTCTTTTTACTCCTTCTATCTGACGAGAACTCACACTAGCTTGTTTACAAGACGACGACAGTCCAAGGGCAGCCTTGGGCACCTGCCAtgttccctcctcctttccccgGCTACCCCCCGCTCTGACCTTGGATTTTCAttcttatgtttttctcttttcccttcagAGCTCACACAGTGGTCACCATTGTGGCAAGCGGCTTTCTGGGTCTCAGCCCTCTCTGCGGTTTGAGGGCCCAGAGGACAGAGAGATGGACACGcgtcccctccctcccccgccaAGTGCTCACACACAACctcacatgcgcgcacacacacgcagatGGAGGCGCCTCACTGGGAGGTGCCCCGCCAGCCCTGGGCAGTGTCAGGCAGGACTCACCACTGAGCAGATGAGGGAGGTTTTAGTCTTGGAGGGGGAAATGAGACGTAGCCACAGTTACCACACTCCAGACTCCCGCCTTTTTATTCTCTCCAGCCCCTTCTTCCTTCAGCAAAATCTAGGACTCAGAGTGGCTTCCAAGGGGCTGTCCTCAGCCGCGCCTGTGTCTGGTGCCCGAGGGGCGGGCGGCggtgtctgtatgtatgtgtacatatgcacATAGACCTTAGAGTGTATATTTAACAAACGCCCATCTGCTCACCCATGCCCACCCAGCGCCGCCGCCGCTGGCTCTCGGGGCACCTGGCAGGAGGCGGGTGTGTGAATAGCATATATTTTTACACGTACTATATCTAGGTGTGTGTACAAGTGTGTGTAAAAATACATACCTTGTGTGTAAGCAGCCCTCTTTTATTTTTGgtctccaccccctcccccctACGCCCAAGGGCCCATCTGCCCAGCCTctgagttttcaattttttttttttaccccaattatccttctctctctcctgccccccAATCCCACTCCCATGGTGTCACGAGCCCTGAGCTGCAATAGCCTGGGCCTGCagggcggggtgggggagggcaggggctCAGCCCCGAAGCCAGCTCAGTACCCGAGGGGCTGCTCTACGCTGTGTATGCGCCTCTCTGGCATCCGAGACATCCTCTTGGCTGGCGCTTGCTGCAGGGGGGACTCCCCCAGGTGAACCAAGGGCCTGCTCCGGGGCCCATTTCCAGCTTGGCCGCcgtctgtgaccttgggcaagtcacttgacctctgtgtgcctcaacttcctcctctgtaaaacggGGACAGTCCCTGCCCCTCCCTACCTC encodes the following:
- the DLGAP4 gene encoding disks large-associated protein 4 isoform X4 is translated as MSSRRDTDSDTQDANDSSCKSSERSLPDCTPHPNSISIDAGPRQAPKIAQIKRNLSYGDNSDPALEASSLPPPDPWLETSSSSPAEPAQPGACRRDGYWFLKLLQAETERLEGWCCQMDKETKENNLSEEVLGKVLSAVGSAQLLMSQKFQQFRGLCEQNLNPDANPRPTAQDLAGFWDLLQLSIEDISMKFDELYHLKANSWQLVETPEKRKEEKKPPPPVPKKPAKSKPAVSRDKASDASDKQRQEARKRLLAAKRAASVRQNSATESADSIEIYVPEAQTRL